From Streptomyces qinzhouensis, one genomic window encodes:
- a CDS encoding non-ribosomal peptide synthetase produces the protein MIPLSFAQRRLWFVDRFEGPSPTYNGAFALRLTGELSVGTLESALRDVVDRHEVLRTVIVEDGDGVPHQQVLPPGRKPFRLPVFDVTEEERKAAVDELATAVFDLAADVPVRAGLVRTGPREHTLVVVAHHIAVDGESFGPLFRDLTTAYAARVRGRAPAWEPLPVQYADYTLWQRDLLGDESDPGSLAAGQTAYWRRTLAGMAQPLALPTDRPRPKTISHRGDVVALTIDAELLGAVEKLAAQADTTVSMVMHSALAVLLHHLGCGDDVPIGAPIAGRTDEELRELVGFFVNTWVLRVDLSGNPTFRQLLRRVRDRALAAYDNQDMPFERLVELLNPDRSTAYHPFFQVMLAWQPPVPPLELPGLEVRAERLETGTAKFDLFFDLVPDGAGGAACLLEYVTALFDRSTAEDIAHRFVRVLGRLTAEPERTVGAVDTLDAAERDRLLVRFDDTSADESGLTVPELFESQAARSPEAPAIVCEDRTLTYRQLDDEANAVARELIRLGAGPEDLVVLALPRTEALVIGLLGILKSGAGYLPMDPQYLGGRAANVLAEAAPRFLVTDTRTRQDLPPNDLPAVDLDRRAEWDVSGGAPDDTDRIAPLRPDHPAYVMYTSGSTGLPKGAAITHRNIVSGVRELVRVLDAPPGWRMLAGTSVNFDVSVFELLTTLSTGGTAEVVPNALVLGERDSWDGEVISAVPSVLGELVDQLPKAAGVRSVVLAGELLPARLVRQVREALPGAQIVNSYGQSESFYATTFALPATEEWAGGETAPIGTPLGNMRAYVLGPGLAPVPQGVTGELYVAGTCLGRGYHGRPGLTAERYVANPFGPAGERMYRTGDLARWNAGGLLECVGRADGQVKVRGFRIETAEVEAACELHPGISQAVVISREVPSGGRRLVAYVVHIGEGAVGDDGAGGIGDVDVQAGASAAELRRFVAARLPDYMVPSAFVVLGRMPLGPTGKLDRSALPEPEFTGESYREPRTEAETVITAAYADVLGVERIGVDDDFFAVGGDSLRSIQVVARARARGLDLTTREIFECRTAARLAEVAAARRDRIPVLAEDEGGGVGPMPLQPVARQVFAHGGGTDRFAMAMVLELPAGIDAAGLTATLDAVLDRHDLLRARTVRGDELSLLVRPAGSVRAAGLLRRVPCDGRWDEPAALATAKTELDRAVGRLDPEAGTMADFVWFTAEPSEPSEPGELAASGVPGQPGVPGDPGEPAGSGDPGAPGAPGDPGDPGDPGDPGDPGASGESARPGESRLLAVLHHLVVDGVSWRILMADLAEAWQQVRAGRTPELPAVGTSARRWATALQTEALTPERQAELPFWRSLLAAPNPPLGTRAFDPAVDLMSTVETVTVELPPEVTEAVLTRLPAAVNGTGTDVLLAALALAVNRWRGTDRSTLVRMEGHGREEDLVPGADLSRTVGWFTSMYPARVDVRGVDPAEVSAGGPAAGKAVKLVKEQLRGIPDKGMGYALLRHLNPETAEQLAGHHVPQLGFNYLGRISDADVPEHLRGDGWRPASWAAELIPAPDPDLPALSALEVNAVATDTADGTRLRAAFMFPTGLLSHERTSELARLWVEMLHGMAAYAAHPDAGGLTPSDAPLVPVRQDEIETWEARYGRLAEIWPMAPAQSGIQFQAALADGSFDVYHMQFVLHLTGRVDPDRMRAAGRALLDRYPNLRSAFLTGAGGDPLQVVAERVPLPWRHIDLTGHSEAEQDTALDEYLAGDRADRLDPTRPPLLRLALLSCGPRRSKLVITAHHTLFDGWSSPVVITDLVRLYSATQELPPVRSYGDYLAWLAGRDRTASAARWAAELEGFDQPTLVAPDAPLQESASAIGRIEVPLSIDKGRELARRAAELGVTLNTLLQGAWAILLSKLTGQRDVVLGAAVNGRPADLLGSDEMVGLFINTLPIRVFCRPEQRIADVITGLQDRQTALLDHHYYGLADIQRGVGLPALFDTIVVFENYPVDREGMVEANTSAGFTIDGIRPFAGSHYPLTLNSSDPYLRLSLDYRNTLYDRTEAEEIAARLVRVLEQLTADPTVPVGGFDVLSAAERDRLVRTVNDTAHPVAPGTLPDAFEAMAAREPDRPALIGEDESLTYGEFNRRANRLAHRLVEQGAGPEQLIAVRIPRSVELMVALYAVVKAGAAYLPVDPDLPEDRVRQLLDSARPLLVLDGTLPDVSGYPPSNPRRALTPENAAYTIYTSGSTGGPKGVQVSHRSIMNRIQWGLAHFGVGPDDRVLLSTSASFDVSVPELFGPLQTGAAVVIARPDGRRDPAYLAELIRREGVTGADFVPSLLEAFAAEPTAKDCTGLRWIEVAGEAFPAPLANKVTGLLPGCGVHNLYGPTEAAVEVTAWQHVPGMDRVPIGTPVWNTQVYVLDPALRPVPPGVAGELYLAGTGLARGYLGQSALTANRFVACPYGGPGTRMYRTGDLVRWNRDGQVEYLGRTDFQVKVRGFRIELAEVEAALTAHPDVDAAVAVVREDRADDQRLVAYVVPAGGTDPAALDSTALTDLVRERLPEYMVPSAIVPLAELPVTPSGKLDRKALPAPGGTEAAAGRGPRDHHEEVLCRLFAELLGVPEIGIDVDFFAHGGHSLLATRLIGRIRTELEVEVKVTTVFRNPTVAQLASRIAGSSTSSRPQLRKMSV, from the coding sequence ATGATCCCGTTGTCGTTCGCGCAGCGCCGGCTGTGGTTCGTGGACCGGTTCGAGGGCCCGTCGCCGACCTACAACGGCGCCTTCGCCCTGAGACTGACCGGTGAGCTGAGCGTCGGCACGCTGGAGTCGGCGCTCCGCGATGTCGTCGACCGGCACGAGGTCCTCCGTACCGTGATCGTCGAGGACGGTGACGGCGTACCGCATCAGCAGGTCCTGCCGCCCGGCCGGAAACCGTTCCGTCTGCCGGTCTTCGACGTCACGGAGGAGGAGCGGAAGGCGGCCGTCGACGAACTGGCCACCGCGGTCTTCGACCTGGCCGCCGATGTGCCGGTCCGCGCCGGTCTGGTGCGGACCGGACCGCGCGAGCACACCCTGGTGGTGGTGGCGCACCACATCGCCGTGGACGGCGAGTCCTTCGGACCCCTCTTCCGCGATCTCACCACGGCCTACGCGGCCCGCGTCCGAGGCCGGGCCCCGGCGTGGGAGCCCCTGCCGGTGCAGTACGCGGACTACACCCTGTGGCAGCGGGATCTGCTCGGCGACGAGTCCGATCCGGGGAGCCTGGCGGCCGGGCAGACGGCGTACTGGCGGCGGACCCTGGCCGGGATGGCACAGCCGCTGGCCCTCCCCACCGACCGGCCGCGCCCGAAGACCATCAGCCACCGCGGCGATGTGGTCGCCCTCACGATCGACGCCGAACTCCTCGGGGCCGTGGAGAAACTGGCCGCACAGGCCGATACCACGGTCTCCATGGTCATGCACTCCGCGCTGGCCGTCCTCCTGCACCACCTCGGCTGCGGCGACGATGTGCCCATCGGCGCGCCGATCGCCGGCCGCACCGACGAGGAGCTGCGGGAACTCGTCGGCTTCTTCGTCAACACGTGGGTGCTGCGCGTCGACCTCTCCGGGAATCCCACCTTCCGCCAGTTGCTCCGGCGGGTCCGGGACCGGGCCCTCGCCGCCTACGACAACCAGGACATGCCGTTCGAGCGGCTGGTGGAGCTGCTGAACCCCGACCGGTCCACCGCCTACCACCCCTTCTTCCAGGTGATGCTCGCCTGGCAGCCGCCCGTACCGCCGCTGGAACTCCCCGGCCTGGAGGTCAGGGCCGAGCGGCTGGAGACCGGAACGGCCAAGTTCGACCTGTTCTTCGATCTGGTCCCGGACGGCGCGGGCGGTGCGGCCTGTCTGCTGGAGTACGTCACCGCCCTCTTCGACCGGTCCACCGCCGAGGACATCGCGCACCGGTTCGTCCGGGTGCTGGGCCGGCTCACGGCCGAACCGGAGCGTACGGTCGGCGCCGTCGACACCCTGGACGCGGCGGAGCGGGACCGGCTGCTCGTCCGCTTCGACGACACCTCCGCGGACGAGTCCGGACTGACGGTCCCGGAGCTGTTCGAAAGCCAGGCGGCCAGGTCACCCGAGGCTCCCGCGATCGTGTGCGAGGACCGGACGCTGACCTACCGGCAGCTGGACGACGAGGCGAACGCCGTCGCCCGGGAGCTGATCCGGCTCGGCGCCGGACCGGAAGACCTGGTGGTACTGGCGCTGCCGCGGACCGAGGCCCTGGTGATCGGCCTGCTCGGGATCCTCAAGTCCGGGGCCGGTTATCTGCCGATGGACCCGCAATACCTCGGCGGGCGAGCGGCGAACGTACTCGCCGAAGCGGCCCCCCGGTTCCTGGTCACCGACACCCGCACCCGCCAGGACCTGCCGCCGAACGACCTCCCGGCCGTCGACCTCGACCGCCGCGCGGAATGGGACGTTTCCGGGGGCGCACCGGACGATACGGACCGGATCGCGCCACTGCGCCCCGACCACCCGGCGTACGTCATGTACACCTCCGGGTCCACGGGACTGCCGAAGGGCGCGGCGATCACCCACCGCAATATCGTCAGCGGGGTACGGGAGCTGGTGCGGGTCCTGGACGCACCGCCCGGATGGCGGATGCTGGCCGGTACCTCGGTGAACTTCGACGTCTCCGTCTTCGAGCTGCTGACCACCCTGTCCACCGGCGGTACGGCCGAAGTGGTCCCGAACGCGCTGGTACTCGGCGAACGGGACAGCTGGGACGGCGAGGTGATCAGCGCGGTCCCCTCGGTGCTCGGGGAGCTCGTGGACCAGCTGCCGAAGGCGGCCGGGGTGCGCTCGGTCGTCCTCGCCGGCGAACTGCTCCCGGCCCGGCTGGTGCGGCAGGTCCGCGAGGCCCTGCCCGGGGCGCAGATCGTGAACTCGTACGGGCAGAGCGAGAGCTTCTACGCCACCACGTTCGCCCTCCCCGCCACCGAGGAGTGGGCCGGGGGCGAGACCGCGCCCATCGGCACCCCGCTCGGGAACATGCGCGCCTATGTGCTGGGCCCGGGACTCGCCCCGGTGCCGCAGGGCGTGACCGGTGAGCTGTACGTGGCCGGGACCTGCCTCGGCCGCGGCTACCACGGCCGCCCCGGCCTGACCGCCGAGCGCTATGTCGCGAATCCCTTCGGCCCCGCCGGCGAGCGCATGTACCGTACGGGCGATCTGGCCCGCTGGAACGCGGGAGGCCTGCTGGAATGCGTCGGCAGGGCCGACGGCCAGGTGAAGGTACGCGGCTTCCGCATCGAGACCGCCGAGGTCGAGGCGGCCTGCGAACTGCACCCCGGGATCAGCCAGGCGGTGGTGATCAGCCGGGAGGTGCCATCGGGCGGGCGGCGGCTCGTCGCCTATGTGGTGCACATCGGCGAGGGGGCCGTCGGCGACGACGGCGCGGGCGGTATCGGCGATGTGGATGTGCAGGCCGGTGCGTCCGCCGCCGAGCTGCGCCGGTTCGTGGCGGCACGGCTGCCCGACTACATGGTGCCGTCGGCCTTCGTCGTCCTCGGCCGGATGCCGCTGGGCCCGACCGGCAAACTGGACCGCTCGGCACTGCCCGAACCGGAGTTCACGGGCGAGTCCTACCGCGAACCGCGGACCGAGGCCGAAACAGTGATCACCGCGGCCTACGCGGATGTCCTCGGCGTGGAACGGATCGGCGTCGACGACGACTTCTTCGCGGTGGGCGGGGACAGCCTGCGGTCCATCCAAGTGGTCGCCCGGGCCCGGGCCAGGGGCCTGGACCTCACCACCCGCGAGATCTTCGAATGCCGTACCGCCGCCAGGCTGGCCGAGGTGGCCGCCGCCCGCCGGGACCGGATACCCGTGCTCGCGGAGGACGAGGGCGGCGGCGTCGGCCCGATGCCGTTGCAGCCGGTGGCGCGGCAGGTGTTCGCGCACGGCGGCGGAACGGACCGGTTCGCCATGGCGATGGTGCTGGAGCTGCCCGCGGGCATCGACGCGGCCGGACTCACCGCGACCCTGGACGCCGTGCTGGACCGGCACGACCTCCTGCGCGCCCGGACCGTCCGCGGTGACGAGCTGTCCCTCCTGGTCCGGCCGGCCGGCTCCGTACGCGCCGCCGGCCTGCTCCGCCGGGTGCCCTGCGACGGCCGCTGGGACGAGCCCGCCGCACTGGCCACGGCGAAGACCGAGCTGGACCGTGCGGTCGGACGGCTCGACCCGGAAGCCGGAACCATGGCGGACTTCGTCTGGTTCACCGCCGAACCGAGCGAACCGAGCGAACCCGGTGAACTCGCGGCGTCCGGTGTACCAGGTCAGCCCGGTGTACCAGGTGACCCCGGTGAACCCGCCGGATCCGGTGACCCCGGTGCGCCCGGTGCGCCCGGTGACCCCGGTGACCCCGGTGACCCCGGTGACCCCGGTGACCCCGGTGCGTCCGGTGAATCCGCCCGGCCCGGTGAAAGCCGGCTGCTCGCGGTACTGCACCACCTGGTCGTGGACGGTGTCTCCTGGCGCATCCTCATGGCCGACCTCGCCGAAGCCTGGCAGCAGGTCCGCGCCGGCCGGACACCCGAACTGCCCGCGGTCGGCACCTCCGCCCGCCGCTGGGCGACCGCACTGCAGACCGAAGCGCTCACCCCGGAACGGCAAGCGGAACTCCCGTTCTGGCGTAGCCTGCTCGCCGCGCCGAACCCGCCGCTCGGCACCCGGGCCTTCGATCCGGCGGTGGACCTGATGTCCACCGTCGAGACCGTGACGGTCGAGCTGCCCCCCGAGGTCACCGAGGCGGTACTGACCCGGCTCCCCGCCGCGGTCAACGGCACCGGGACCGACGTCCTGCTCGCCGCGCTCGCCCTGGCGGTGAACCGCTGGCGCGGAACCGACCGTTCGACCCTGGTCCGGATGGAGGGACACGGCCGCGAGGAGGACCTCGTCCCCGGCGCCGACCTGTCCCGTACCGTCGGCTGGTTCACCAGCATGTACCCGGCCCGGGTCGATGTACGGGGAGTGGACCCGGCCGAGGTGTCGGCCGGCGGCCCCGCGGCCGGGAAGGCGGTCAAACTGGTCAAGGAGCAGCTGCGCGGAATCCCCGACAAGGGCATGGGCTACGCACTGCTGCGCCACCTCAACCCGGAGACCGCGGAACAGCTCGCCGGCCACCATGTGCCACAGCTCGGATTCAACTACCTCGGCCGGATCTCCGACGCCGATGTGCCCGAACATCTGCGCGGCGACGGTTGGCGGCCGGCCTCCTGGGCCGCCGAACTGATCCCGGCGCCCGACCCGGACCTGCCCGCGCTGTCCGCGCTGGAGGTCAACGCGGTCGCCACGGACACCGCCGACGGCACCCGGCTCCGGGCGGCCTTCATGTTCCCCACCGGGCTGCTGTCCCACGAGCGGACCTCCGAACTGGCCCGGCTGTGGGTCGAGATGCTGCACGGCATGGCCGCCTACGCCGCCCACCCGGACGCCGGCGGACTGACCCCGTCGGACGCCCCCCTGGTGCCCGTACGACAGGACGAGATCGAAACATGGGAGGCGCGCTACGGACGGCTCGCCGAGATCTGGCCGATGGCCCCGGCACAGTCCGGCATCCAGTTCCAGGCGGCCCTCGCCGACGGCTCCTTCGACGTCTACCACATGCAGTTCGTGCTGCATCTGACCGGCCGGGTGGACCCGGACCGTATGCGGGCGGCCGGCCGGGCACTGCTCGACCGCTACCCCAACCTGCGCTCCGCGTTCCTCACCGGAGCCGGCGGCGATCCGCTCCAGGTCGTGGCGGAGCGGGTGCCCCTGCCCTGGCGGCATATCGACCTCACCGGCCACAGCGAAGCCGAGCAGGACACCGCGCTCGACGAGTACCTCGCCGGGGACCGCGCCGACCGGCTCGACCCCACCCGGCCGCCCCTGCTCCGGCTGGCCCTGCTCAGCTGCGGGCCGCGACGGTCGAAACTCGTCATCACCGCCCACCACACCCTGTTCGACGGCTGGTCGTCCCCGGTGGTGATCACCGACCTGGTCCGGCTCTACTCCGCGACCCAGGAACTCCCCCCGGTCCGGAGCTACGGCGACTACCTCGCCTGGCTCGCCGGACGGGACCGGACGGCCTCGGCCGCCCGCTGGGCCGCCGAACTGGAGGGATTCGACCAGCCGACCCTCGTCGCCCCGGACGCCCCCCTCCAGGAGTCGGCGTCCGCCATCGGACGGATCGAGGTACCGCTCTCCATCGACAAGGGGCGGGAACTCGCCCGCCGCGCCGCGGAGCTCGGAGTCACCCTCAACACCCTCCTCCAGGGCGCCTGGGCGATCCTGCTGTCCAAGCTCACCGGACAGCGGGACGTGGTACTCGGCGCCGCCGTCAACGGCCGCCCGGCCGATCTCCTCGGCTCCGACGAGATGGTCGGACTCTTCATCAACACCCTCCCGATCAGGGTCTTCTGCCGCCCGGAGCAGCGCATCGCCGATGTCATCACCGGGCTCCAGGACCGCCAGACCGCCCTCCTCGACCACCACTACTACGGACTGGCCGATATCCAGCGCGGCGTCGGACTGCCCGCCCTCTTCGACACCATCGTCGTCTTCGAGAACTACCCCGTCGACCGCGAGGGCATGGTCGAGGCCAACACCTCGGCCGGGTTCACGATCGACGGCATCCGGCCCTTCGCGGGCTCCCACTACCCGCTCACCCTCAACTCCTCCGACCCCTATCTGAGGCTCTCCCTCGACTACCGCAACACCCTCTACGACCGGACCGAGGCCGAGGAGATCGCCGCCCGGCTCGTCAGGGTGCTGGAACAGCTGACGGCCGATCCGACGGTGCCCGTCGGCGGATTCGACGTACTGTCGGCGGCCGAGCGGGACCGGCTGGTGCGGACGGTCAACGACACGGCCCACCCGGTCGCCCCGGGCACCCTGCCGGACGCCTTCGAGGCCATGGCGGCGCGCGAGCCGGACCGGCCGGCGCTGATCGGCGAGGACGAGTCCCTGACGTACGGGGAGTTCAACCGGCGCGCCAACCGGCTCGCACACCGGCTGGTCGAACAGGGCGCGGGCCCCGAACAGCTGATCGCGGTGCGCATCCCCCGCTCGGTGGAGCTGATGGTCGCCCTGTACGCGGTCGTCAAGGCGGGCGCCGCCTATCTGCCGGTGGACCCCGACCTGCCGGAGGACCGGGTACGGCAGCTCCTCGACAGCGCCCGGCCGCTGCTCGTGCTCGACGGCACGCTCCCGGACGTATCCGGGTATCCGCCGTCGAACCCGCGGCGCGCGCTGACGCCGGAGAACGCCGCGTACACCATCTACACCTCCGGCTCCACCGGCGGTCCCAAGGGTGTCCAGGTGTCACACCGGTCGATCATGAACCGGATCCAGTGGGGTCTGGCGCACTTCGGCGTGGGCCCCGACGACCGGGTCCTGCTGAGCACCTCGGCGAGCTTCGACGTCTCGGTGCCGGAGCTGTTCGGGCCCCTGCAGACCGGCGCGGCCGTGGTGATCGCCCGGCCCGACGGCCGCCGGGACCCGGCCTACCTCGCCGAACTGATCCGGCGCGAAGGGGTGACCGGCGCCGACTTCGTCCCCTCCCTGCTGGAGGCCTTCGCCGCCGAACCCACGGCGAAGGACTGCACCGGCCTGCGCTGGATCGAGGTCGCGGGCGAGGCGTTCCCGGCCCCCCTCGCCAACAAGGTCACCGGACTCCTGCCGGGCTGCGGCGTCCACAACCTCTACGGCCCCACCGAAGCCGCCGTCGAGGTCACCGCCTGGCAGCACGTCCCCGGCATGGACCGGGTGCCCATCGGCACCCCGGTGTGGAACACCCAGGTCTATGTGCTGGACCCGGCCCTGCGCCCGGTCCCGCCCGGGGTCGCGGGCGAGCTGTATCTCGCCGGAACCGGCCTGGCCAGGGGCTACCTCGGGCAGAGCGCACTGACCGCGAACCGGTTCGTCGCCTGCCCCTACGGCGGACCGGGCACCCGGATGTACCGGACCGGGGACCTGGTCCGGTGGAACCGGGACGGCCAGGTCGAATATCTGGGCCGGACCGACTTCCAAGTCAAGGTCCGCGGCTTCCGCATCGAGCTCGCGGAGGTCGAGGCCGCGCTGACCGCGCATCCGGACGTCGACGCCGCGGTAGCCGTGGTACGGGAGGACCGCGCCGACGACCAGCGGCTGGTCGCCTATGTGGTACCGGCCGGGGGTACCGATCCGGCCGCGCTCGACAGTACGGCCCTGACGGACCTGGTCCGGGAACGGCTGCCGGAGTACATGGTCCCCTCGGCGATCGTGCCGCTCGCGGAGCTCCCCGTCACACCGAGCGGAAAACTCGACCGCAAGGCGCTCCCCGCACCCGGCGGCACCGAGGCCGCGGCCGGCCGGGGGCCGCGCGACCACCACGAGGAAGTCCTCTGCCGGCTGTTCGCCGAGCTGCTCGGCGTGCCGGAGATCGGCATCGACGTCGACTTCTTCGCCCACGGCGGACATTCGCTGCTGGCCACCCGGCTGATCGGCCGCATCCGCACCGAGCTCGAAGTCGAGGTCAAGGTCACGACCGTGTTCCGCAATCCCACCGTCGCTCAGCTGGCCTCCCGGATCGCGGGGTCGTCCACGTCGAGCCGTCCCCAGCTCCGCAAGATGAGCGTGTAG